One genomic segment of Alkalimarinus alittae includes these proteins:
- a CDS encoding PAS domain-containing protein, producing MSNDGRWFAVRTMPYRTQDNRIDGVVIVFSDITVAKNASDELFDSRQILLKIIDSIPQRVYWKGRDSVYLGCNQAFAKDCGYEGVDDLIGKTDDQMALPNHYTADDCLVMESGRSMLKLEEALADSEGTRIWLNSNKVPLMDKTGRVAGMLGTYEDISERKRLEENARVLGLSSLQERFDTQSEQLQQAKGKLQEKNG from the coding sequence ATGTCTAACGATGGTCGCTGGTTTGCTGTACGCACGATGCCTTATCGAACGCAAGACAACCGTATTGATGGGGTGGTGATTGTTTTTTCTGATATCACCGTTGCCAAAAATGCATCAGATGAGTTATTCGACTCACGTCAAATTTTACTTAAAATTATTGACAGTATTCCCCAGCGTGTTTATTGGAAGGGGCGAGATTCCGTTTATCTAGGTTGTAACCAAGCGTTCGCGAAAGATTGCGGTTATGAAGGTGTTGACGATTTAATCGGTAAAACGGATGATCAAATGGCCTTGCCAAATCACTATACCGCAGATGATTGCTTGGTGATGGAGAGTGGCAGGAGTATGCTTAAGTTAGAAGAAGCATTAGCTGATTCAGAAGGTACGCGAATCTGGCTGAACTCGAATAAAGTGCCATTAATGGATAAGACAGGTCGCGTGGCAGGGATGCTGGGAACCTACGAAGATATATCAGAGCGAAAGCGACTGGAAGAGAATGCTCGAGTGTTGGGATTATCTTCATTACAAGAGCGGTTTGATACACAGTCAGAGCAGTTGCAGCAAGCGAAAGGTAAGTTACAAGAAAAGAACGGCTAA
- a CDS encoding carbon-nitrogen hydrolase family protein — protein sequence MTESTELKQKKIIAAAIQLEATTGDVSINLERAESLSLEAISKGARVIALPEFFTARVAFKEDAYNAVLPPDNEAVNLLKSIAARHDCWIGGSMLIADGGEVYNRYHFVEPDGTTHHHDKDLPTMWERAFYAPGNDDGVFNTPLGGVGAAVCWELIRTQTLRRLIGKIDIAMTGSHWWTMPNNWGEFTNQAFAAIAQYNRYLSENAPGELARRLGVPVLHASHCGQFSTDFMLMPGVSKTLPYNTEFVGGTQIVDGYGHVLAYRQAQEGPGIVMAEISPGAIEPRQETHRNFWLPGMPLAMKLYWHQQNVCGKSYYRKKGRQMGIENARRIIKESV from the coding sequence TTGACTGAGTCCACTGAATTAAAGCAAAAAAAGATAATCGCAGCGGCTATTCAACTAGAGGCCACCACTGGCGACGTGAGTATTAACCTAGAGCGAGCGGAGTCTTTGTCTCTTGAGGCGATCTCAAAAGGGGCGAGGGTAATTGCACTGCCTGAGTTTTTTACTGCTAGAGTCGCTTTTAAAGAAGACGCATATAACGCAGTTTTGCCGCCGGACAATGAGGCCGTTAATCTTCTCAAATCTATCGCCGCCCGTCATGACTGTTGGATTGGCGGCTCTATGTTGATTGCGGACGGGGGTGAGGTGTATAACCGGTACCACTTTGTTGAGCCCGACGGCACGACGCATCACCATGATAAAGACCTTCCGACGATGTGGGAAAGGGCATTTTATGCCCCGGGCAATGATGATGGTGTTTTTAATACCCCATTAGGTGGTGTTGGCGCAGCCGTTTGTTGGGAGCTTATACGCACACAAACCCTGCGCCGCCTTATTGGCAAAATAGACATTGCGATGACCGGTTCTCATTGGTGGACAATGCCTAATAATTGGGGAGAATTTACTAACCAAGCATTTGCAGCGATTGCTCAATACAACCGTTATTTGTCTGAAAACGCCCCAGGAGAACTAGCAAGACGTTTAGGAGTACCAGTATTACATGCCTCCCATTGTGGTCAATTTAGTACTGACTTTATGCTGATGCCTGGTGTATCAAAAACACTGCCTTACAATACGGAGTTTGTCGGTGGCACCCAAATTGTTGACGGTTATGGTCATGTCTTGGCTTATCGTCAGGCACAAGAAGGCCCAGGCATCGTGATGGCAGAGATATCCCCCGGAGCCATTGAACCTCGCCAAGAAACGCATCGCAATTTTTGGTTACCAGGTATGCCGCTAGCGATGAAGCTTTACTGGCACCAGCAAAACGTCTGTGGAAAATCTTACTACCGAAAGAAAGGTAGGCAGATGGGGATTGAAAATGCGAGGCGAATTATTAAAGAGAGTGTTTAA